GACCAAGAACTTTACATTTAGCCAATGAGTTGAACTTTGCTTAGATTGCATCCCTCCACATTGGCCAATCTTTTCTACGTCGGCATTCATCTACAGATTGTGCATGTTTCAGGATCATCAATATTTTTAAGACATCTAGAGATTTAGTAAAAGCAAATTTACCATCAGGAATTCCTTTTGTTGTACCAACATAGTTTATAGAGATCACATTGTTTTGAGGTACATGTGCCTTTGTAGGTGCAACTTGTGTATCAGTATTTGATTGATCAATCAATGTTTCAGAGAGAATTGCTTTTTCCGGAATGCCAATTACAGATCTCTTTTTCCGCGGAACTGAATCCTTTGCATCAAGAGGTCTTCCACGCTTTAAGCGTACTGTGGACTGATTATCATGATGTCCTTATGGGATATTTACTCTCGCTGGAGTATTTGCAGCATGTATATGTGATTTTGTTATCCTACCCGTATCAATAAATGCATCAGGCATTTTATTTGCAATGTTTTGCAAATGTACGATCCTTTGAACCTCTAGTTCACATTGGTTTGTACGAGGATCAAAATGGGCTAATGATGGTATATTCCATGAGATCTCACGAAGTACctcaatctttagcttttctcccctaacgacgggaaaatTGACTCATCAAATTGGCGATCAACAAATCTTGCCTTAAAAAAATCTCCTACTTGAggctctaaatatcaaatgaTAGATGGAGAGTCATAACCAGTATAAATACCGAGTTTACGCTTAGGACCCATGTTCGCTCTCCGATATGGTCTATGGGAACATACACTGCATAACCAAAAGTTCTAATATGGGAGATATTTGGTTGTGTCCCATGTACAAGTTGTATATGCGAGTATTTTTTATAGCTGATTGGTCTGATACGGACAAGTGTTGCAGCATGTAATATAGCATGACTCTATGTTGTAAATGGAAATTTCGACCTTAAAATTAATGGTCGGGCAATCAATTTCAAGCACTTAATAAAAGATTCCGCTAGGCCATTTTGAGTATGCACAAGAGCAACGGGGTGTTCAACATCGATACCAATCGACATGCAAAAATCGTCAAATATTTTTGATGTAAATTCATCAGTATTATCAAGACGAATAGTTTTGATTGGAAAATATGAAAAACTGAGCTCGTAGTCTGATAATTTGCGCAAGAAGTATTGCAAATGCAAAGGTACGAGTCAAAAGTATGCAAACATGGGACCAACGTGTGGAAGCATCAGTTACAACCATAAAATAACGAAATGACACACATAAAGGGTGACTTGatccacaaatatcaccttgaATGTGTTGCAAGAAATTAGGTGATTCAATGCAAACTTTCATCAAAGATGGTCTAATGACTAATTTTCCTTGATAACAAGTGTTACACTGACAATCTGTAGTTGCCAAGACTTTTAGATTCTTTAGAGGTTTATCTGGAAGGATAAATGTGACTCAGTTTTTCAAGGAGTCTCTCTTAACCTCAAAACTCTGCACATAGAATCCAATATCATTTAAATTCTCATTTTTACAATAATAACATGTGTGCCCCCTGTTATTGATGTTGATAGGTTATCTAATTAGAAACCTCCTATTCAAAATGTATATATATTAAATGTTGATGCTTTTTTTAATTATGATACTAATCAACTTGGCACGGGCAATGTGATCCGTGATCATGCAGTTAGATGCTCAGGTATCCAAGAAAGCTACTCAAATTGAGTTTTAAGTCCAGAAGTTGGGGAATGCATTTCCATTAGAGAAGCATTACTATGGGCTAAGGAGTTACAACTTACCAAAATCTATATTGAGGCAGATGCAATGCTAGTCATTCAATCAATAAGTGAAGATAGTCTTCTCATTTAATGGGAAAATAGGAATATTCTCAAGGAGATTAGAcatttaagtttaagttttattCAGTGTTCTTTTATTTTTGTGAATAGAAATGATAATCAAGTTGTAGATAATGTTGCTAAATCAGTTAGAGAAACGACATCATCTGTAACTCGGATCAATAACTTTCATGTTCATATCTGTAGTCTCCTCGGGAGACATAAGTAACTCCACAACTACTTAATAAAACCGTTTcttttataaaaaagaaaaaaaaaacaataaaaaacaaCTTAATAATAATTATAACTCTTGAGAATGTAAAAACAGTTGATATGAACAACAAAAAAACTTGATATTCTTTCATCCGGCAACAGTTCAAAATGAAGCTTCAAAATAGAGGCTTGAGAATCACTTTCCAATATCACATGAGACAAGTAAAGCTTCGGCGCATTTTTCATATCTGACCCTATGCCATGAAATTCTTCTCCCGAAGAATTGTTGATATTAGGCACAACAATAGCAGTACTTTCTAATACCAATTGACAAATtcaaacaataagaaaacaattaaaaaataataatttcggCATAATGGATTATCATTTCGTAGCGAATCCGGACGCATAACAAAGAACCAATGTGATTAGAGCAGATATCAAAGTTACTTTCGCAGGCATTCTTCCTCCATCTTTTCTCCACACCATAGCTTCATAAATAGGCCAGGAATTCACCAACACAAATCCACTTAGAAACAACTGAACCAACATCTCTTCTAATTTTCCATCAATAAATATTATCTTCATGATCCCAAAACTAAATGAGACTAAATTGACCAATGCAAATGTTGATAAGCTCACGAAAATTGGCGAATCTACTCCAAAATCAAATATCTCTCGGTTGTATCTTTTTTGTTGCTCATCGTCGATGACTTTGCTTGTAAGGCTGAAATCTGGCGTGATACCAATTTGGTACAGTATGAGTTCTATAAATGAAAAAACGCAAGACGATGCTGCTCGCATCAACCACATTCTTTGTTCGTTCCACCAGCTTTTGAGGTTTATACCATATACATAATAACTCTCTATAAAATCTTGAATATATGTTGCTAAAAAGAGGTATGTGTATAGATAAAACCATGGATCAGAGACCTGCATCCAATTGTGAATCCATCAATATGCGGTATTATATGTCATTATTGTTAGTAACACTAATTGAAACACGTTATGTTTGGTTTTAGGGTCGATCAATCATGTTATGTTTGGTATTATATGTCATTATTGTTAGTAACACTAATTGAAGCAGTTAATTCCAAAATTGGTGATTTTCGATATTAATTTAccgaagaaaaagaaaacgtaCCATTCAACTAACAAAGATGATTACACCTACTATGAATTTATGATAAATGGATAAAATCTATATTGATGCTGCAAAATGGTGGAGTTATGATTATGCTTTTTTTGGgtaatgttatttttatttcgtgaaGACAATTTTTTGTGCAAGGACACGAATGTTTCAGCCAGAGTTGAAAGCCCGGAGGCAAAGCAAGTAGAAAATGACAATAGCTAAAGTAATTAACATATGCACCTTAAATGATAAACCAAGCTTAGAGAAAGTTACGGGTACCTTAGGGAACAAATATATGTTGTGTATAAGGCAAAGCTGTGGAAGAACACCATATATGATCATAGGGATTGCCCACAAAGGCCAAATTGAATAGAATCCATACGCCATACCCATAAGTAGAGAATGGTTTTTTGTACCAAATATGAATGGGCAATACTTTGAGAACCCAACCTCAGTCAATCCAAGCGACCATCGTTGCACTTGAACTAACGAAAAGTTCAAGCTGATTGGGAAATCTCCGAGAAATGCTGGAGTTGTCGGATTGCAAAATACTGATCGCCATCCTTCACATTGCATCCGAAAGCCTGTTAAAAAATCCTCAACCATGGATCCATATCTGAAACCCAACTAAGAACGAATAGTATATTAGTATAAAAAAGAAAATCTCAAGTGGTGCATGGTTAACTAAATATTGTAGTTAACATAAGCAACTAAAAAAGGAATTAAAGCTTACAGTTAATCCCCAATTTGTTCCTCGTTCATAATTGCAATCTGTAACTCTACTAGCTGCTTCCAAAATTAGTTTTGAACTACTCATTGTTATTCTATCCAAAGCACCTTCAAGATCACCGTTGAATCCGGGGAATATGTTTACTTTCGATTGAGTTGGGGCACCATAAAATGCTTTTCGGTTAACGAAGGGACCGCTGCCAACACAATTGACAGCACCAATCCCGTCTAACCCTTCAGGATTTATTATATACGGCCTTGTGAACTCACTATTATATATGTCACTTGGATTAATCCCTCTGAAGCGTGGAGGAAATTGAACAAAAGCAATTTTTGAGCCTTCGATGGGGTCTAGTAGATGGCACAGTGCTAGACGTGGAGCTTGAGGATTATTACAGTACATGTCACAGTCAATGCAGAGAACAATTGGTGCGCTAGTCATTATCGCCGATGCACGAATATATCTTCATCGAATTTATCAAGAAATATTATTAAGCAAAATATACTTACACATAAACACGAGATACACATATATACCAATTCCTTATGAGTTTGAAATCTTAGGTATTTTTGCCTTGAAGATGGTTTTTCTTACCAATGCATTCAGAGCGCCCGCTTTGTAATTGTGGTGAATATGTTTACTTTTTTGTCGAGAAAGGTAGATAAAATTAGGTAGAGATGTCCCTGAGACATCAGCATCCTTCAGGGTTTCCATGAGCATCTAATCAAAAACTTAAATTTATAAGATTACTTTCAAAGATTTCGGCAACAAAGTGTTTATAAGCATGTCAAGGATTCTATCACTTTATATGATCCAAAAAATACCTGAATGATTGTAGGATGATCTTGACGAGTAAATCCATTTACTTTCCATTTACTGAAAACTTGACGCTCTTCTTCattaacgagcatatcatcgTCTACACATCCTTGTTCCATAACATGCTCTACCTTTGTTCTCATTTCCTCGTATAAAATCTGCAAAGAAAAGAAATGAAGGCCGATATTTAAACACTAATACAGTAATTAGGCAAAAAATATTAAGAAGTAGTACAATAGCAAGAATTTATCATTTTCAGGCTCATAACTACAGAGAGTGAGTACCACTAAAATGGACCAACATGGCCCTGCATTAACTATTGATTCCTGTATTAACTTCCAGACGGGTTGTTTCTTAATCTCGTCATGTGTGACTAGGGAAGGACCCTAGATTGGATTCGATTGTATGAGGAACTCCTATTAGTTAATTAGAGCAGTGGTAGGGTTTTGATGGAAGTATAGAAGTCCATAGGCGGAACTAATTTCCGAACATATCCAATTGCCTTGAACTTACTATTTTAAGATATTATACAAAAATATTCAGTAGTATCGTGGTCCCAACATAATAAGTCAGAAGGACACATAAATAAAAACAGCAAACAGGATCAACTATGCTCAGTAATGCAGGGAACTCATTATTATTATACGATTGCAAAGAGAAATAGAGTTGACCTTCATATTCAGAAACTCCTCTTGAGGGATACATGATCTAAGCtgatcagcatcagaatcatgcTGGTTGAAAACCACTTTAGGACATCTCTTACTGAGATTATGCTTTTTACAAAATGGTAACCATTCTCTGGCAAATTTTGCTCCTTGAATCAATGCAAAAAGAGTCATTTGAGATCCCCCATCATCAGAAACATAAACAGATATCCTATTTGAAGGGTAATCAAATGCTAAAACAGATAACGCAGTATTCACGACTTCCATAGGAGGTTCTTTATATGGATCAGCAGTACAAATAAACACATCTAAAGTTGGGAGATCATCCTCATCTACGACTTTTGACAGATTCTCTGGATAAACTTCTCTACGAACTGGACACCATCGAAAAGCTTGACATGCAACCCACATGAAGGATAGAACTAAATCAGCAATTAACAGAAGGATTGATGGTAATAAATCTACTGAATGGATTCTGAGACTAGTTAGATGATGATAAAGTAGAGCTATGATTCCACATACATAGATTAACATGAATACACGACTAGGTATTGTTCTTGGATGCACTTCATAACTATTCAGAGGAAATGCAGAGGTTTTCTCTCCGTTTTTCATTGTCTCTCTCACTATCTCAGATTCTAATCTACTAACTCACACTCTCTACAGATTGATTCTTTGACGCTTATTTATTGAATCTAgaattttagttttgtttaattTCGTTGTGGTCCAGAATCcagaatgaaaataaaatatatttggAAAACTCTCCTGATTAGTGGGGTTACCAGCACTATGCACCTACCACTTGATCCTAATGATTCAACATTCTAAACTGCCATGCAACATTACTATATTCACTCTCTCACATCTGTTCCTAacaaacaataagaaaacataaaagaaaaaatacattggCACTAATAAGTACAGCAAAATTTGGAGAAGATATTTTATTACGGTATGCCATATATGCGACACCAATACTAACTTGTGGACACAAATTAAAGATTATAAGCATAGTCAAAGATAAGAAAGATACATAAATTTGGGAAAACAGGGAAGCTTACATGTTTCTCTATGTAGCGATTCTTGACCTTAAGCCTGCCCGATTCTTGACAGTAGCATAAGCAACTGTGGATACTGCATGCCTGAGTGATGCACCTGAAGGTGCAAAACAATCAGCTTAGATCGGTCGATCATACCTCATTGCTATGTGGGTGTGTATCCTCTGATTGAAGGCATTCCTCCGACTGAACCTGACTACTCTCAGTATGTTCTTCCATTTACTATATTTGCTTTTCCTCCATGAAATTCAATCACTGCAAAACGGACACACATACAATCACATAATTTTTATACTTTATTCAACTAACATGATGCAATCCTAACGTGCCAAATGTAGCTGAGTGAACTGTTGAACCATAGGTCTATCAAGTGTTTATAGTTATAACCAAAATTGTTAGACAAGAAAACGAATACatcaatgcaaaaaaaaaacaatctaagACCCCGAAAATATGAGTGTAACAATATCTCAAGGTGCAACTAtctaaaagttgtggtatcagtGAATAAGCTTTGTTTATGTAATTTGTATTTCTTATACCCCTGATTTTTCTAATTTGTAATATTAGACATGAACCATGATTCCGAATCTGTAATGAATTCAGGCATTGAATTCCACAACAACACTAAACAATACCCACTTATTAGAGTTGTCCAAACATAAATGTAAGCGATCGAGAACCATTAATCTATCAGTGATAGAGGTTTCTACATAAAAAAATGATCATCATGGAACCCAGTCTTCCCATTTCAGCattcaattaatcaaaattataattgaatcaacatcaaaaagaagacaACGCAAAGGAAGTACCGTGTAGCAGAAATGAGAGATGGCAGAATAATTTCGTCCCCAAAATCAACCCATAATTGATTTCGTAATTCTGCTTGTCACAGAATTTAACATTCCAAACCTTGTTAGGTCATTCTTTGACAAACAGAATTTGGAAATTAGGTTACTTGTCAAGAATCATACTTCTTCCATCAAAATCGATAGCCTAGGGATTACAAACCAAATGAAATCAAGGAGCAAACTCTACTGAGCTTCGAAGGGTTTTTTTGGCAGAGCGGGTTGTGGGGGGTGATATTGCGGAACTACCAAGAATTAGTGATGGTTTGTTTCTGTCATGAGAATTAGTGCTGCCTTGGTCTCTGACTCTCTGTctaaaaaacagaaaaaatgtAAAAAGGGTGTATGGAAAATGCATAGTAGTAGAAGgagaagtttttttttctcttttctgtcTCCCATCAAACAAAAAGTAAAGTAGTTTTCTATTGCTTTTAAAAGCCACTTACACTGGTTTTAAAATTCCTTGCGGGATTGGGTAAtttccagattaattggggtatatctaACGAGACAAAAGTTaggttattttgaagtaaaaaaacccatcccttaaccttgtattttctaaatggctaatatgctcttttttaattaacactaaaaattctgattaggttaattaattgagtttagattaaaattttcaAATTATGAATTCAGTAGATTAAACCTTTAATCCGTCTTATGATTTCGATTTAGATCAAATAATTTAGATTTGAAAATATGAACGGTCGGCAAGGTCCAGGTTTGAATAAGGTGTCGGCTATGTTACGCCGGCATGGTC
This is a stretch of genomic DNA from Papaver somniferum cultivar HN1 chromosome 1, ASM357369v1, whole genome shotgun sequence. It encodes these proteins:
- the LOC113278271 gene encoding cellulose synthase-like protein G3, whose amino-acid sequence is MKNGEKTSAFPLNSYEVHPRTIPSRVFMLIYVCGIIALLYHHLTSLRIHSVDLLPSILLLIADLVLSFMWVACQAFRWCPVRREVYPENLSKVVDEDDLPTLDVFICTADPYKEPPMEVVNTALSVLAFDYPSNRISVYVSDDGGSQMTLFALIQGAKFAREWLPFCKKHNLSKRCPKVVFNQHDSDADQLRSCIPQEEFLNMKILYEEMRTKVEHVMEQGCVDDDMLVNEEERQVFSKWKVNGFTRQDHPTIIQMLMETLKDADVSGTSLPNFIYLSRQKSKHIHHNYKAGALNALIYSCIGDND
- the LOC113278182 gene encoding cellulose synthase-like protein G2, which codes for MYCNNPQAPRLALCHLLDPIEGSKIAFVQFPPRFRGINPSDIYNSEFTRPYIINPEGLDGIGAVNCVGSGPFVNRKAFYGAPTQSKVNIFPGFNGDLEGALDRITMSSSKLILEAASRVTDCNYERGTNWGLTLGFRYGSMVEDFLTGFRMQCEGWRSVFCNPTTPAFLGDFPISLNFSLVQVQRWSLGLTEVGFSKYCPFIFGTKNHSLLMGMAYGFYSIWPLWAIPMIIYGVLPQLCLIHNIYLFPKVPVTFSKLGLSFKVSDPWFYLYTYLFLATYIQDFIESYYVYGINLKSWWNEQRMWLMRAASSCVFSFIELILYQIGITPDFSLTSKVIDDEQQKRYNREIFDFGVDSPIFVSLSTFALVNLVSFSFGIMKIIFIDGKLEEMLVQLFLSGFVLVNSWPIYEAMVWRKDGGRMPAKVTLISALITLVLCYASGFATK